A stretch of DNA from Streptomyces xanthii:
TGCTTCAGGGCGTTCTTGCGCTCGCGCTTCGACAGGCGGTCGATGTACAGGTAGCCGTACAGGTGGTCCGTCTCGTGCTGGAGGCAGCGCGCGAAGTAGCCGGTGCCGCGCACGGTGATCTCGTTGCCCTTCTCGTCGCGGCCGGTGACCACCGCGTAGTCGGGGCGGGCGAGCTCCGCGTAAGCGGTCGGCACGGACAGGCAGCCCTCGTTCGAGTCGTCCAGGCGGCGGCGGTCGGCGGGGAGCTCCTGTAGGACCGGGTTGCACACGACGCCGGTGTGGCGGACGCCCTCGTCGTCGGGGCAGTCGTACACGAAGACCTTCAGGTCGACGCCGATCTGGTTCGCCGCGAGGCCGACGCCCTCGGCGGTGCGCTGGCTGGCGAACATGTCGTCGACCAGCTTCTCCAGCTCGGGGCCGAACTCGGTGACGTCCTTGCACTCCTTGTGCAGCACCGGGTTCCCGACCACCGTGATGGGCCGCGACGTGCCGCGCTCCCGGTAGGCCGCCTCGCGCGCCTCACAGTCCTCGGTGTCGATGACGAAGCCCTCGTCGTCCACGGGGAGCACGCCGGCGTGCTGCTTCTCGG
This window harbors:
- the def gene encoding peptide deformylase, yielding MAQQETEKQHAGVLPVDDEGFVIDTEDCEAREAAYRERGTSRPITVVGNPVLHKECKDVTEFGPELEKLVDDMFASQRTAEGVGLAANQIGVDLKVFVYDCPDDEGVRHTGVVCNPVLQELPADRRRLDDSNEGCLSVPTAYAELARPDYAVVTGRDEKGNEITVRGTGYFARCLQHETDHLYGYLYIDRLSKRERKNALKQMEEGTPRYATVPNE